gatcggttccctttgatgtactgctcctcttacaaggatcggttccccttttctttTAATTggccagacatacaaaatccgatcataccacaggtgattacttaagatcggttttactattaaaatttataccaatacatagtcaggcctttgtgaataattctaccaagaacacaacaagttgtgagcggttatactctatcacacatattggttgttcataatatatgcaatgaataacaaaaccaataacacctggaaatttacttttcggtccacaaataagttcatgaacttacttccttagaacacatgtaaacattgttccctaggatgaaatcctcacctcatacccatacataatcacaatagcgttcaaatgattatggtgatgtcttatctacaaagtttaatggttaagcaataaatctcgtattgtattccttaatactatgtttatatagagttcaaatatgcttcgcagttatgttttcaatatgcgcgacttgaaagatacgttagagaatgaaacagttcaagtcaaatatcactaacctcaagtggaaggatgattgttgtcgttgtagctccttgattcttcacatgttcaagacttcgcaatacttgtaatgtctgatatcctaatactttcaagctaacctatacgaagttgactctagtacataatcaagcaactcttaacatgagtttcgattctaaaatatgacaaccaaacttgacataccaacacttggtggggtCAACCGACCAATGCTCAAAcatattataaggaatgcaatctttgcaaacggtggatataatgttcatgaattgattcgagtgaatcaaaccgatttttcttcaattgtgttcttgtatacttctataagaatatagcaattgagcggctccttaactagtttcatttgagtcatttgaactagttatgattaagataaatatggttgatatgagagttaatcatatgtctaactttggttaactattgatgagtcaacatggtgtacacgtgtagttacggttcataaacctaaatgagggtaaatttcatttgtgtgtaacaagctaatttcgatctaacggttgaaatatattagcttggttgaatcaggtttttcatctaacgacgaataatgaatgctttgttaccaaggtaacttagattgcaaaccctgatttgaaaactatataaaggagaactctagcaattgggaaacctaatccccacacctcctgtgttactagttgcataagctagagtcgattctcctttaaccttaggttttcctaaaccttgtaggttaacgacttgtaagacttcattaggattgtaaaaccaaacccaactatttctctgatagtcaagataaaacttgatcacaaacatcttcgtgtcattgtttgtgattccacaatatctagtttcgccatcatacaattattgtgaggtgattgataatactagactgtttttcgggaatataagtctggtttatcaattggttcctattcaccttgatttatcaaaagatggaacacaaactcttgggtatttctgtgggagacagatttattcaatctatagacttttctgtgtgagacaaatttgtttatcaagtcttcgactttggttcgtaacaactcttggttgtgggtgacatcatttaaggaaatcaagtgcgtagtatcctgctgggatcagagatgtaaggagcgcaactataccttgaatcagtgtgacattgattagggttcaattacagttcattccgaagttaattggtagtaggctagtgtctgtagcggcttaatacagtgtggtgttcaatatggactaggtcccggagtttttatgcatttgcggtttcctcgttaacaaaattctggtgtctgtgttattttttttccgcattatattttgttatataattgaaatatcacaggttgtgcattgtatcaatcaattaggaaatccgacctttggttgttgattgagattgattgatccttgaacattgatctttggtaccgttcaaatttACTCCTctaatattcaatcgggctcgcagatttctatttgctgattgcggattgaattaagagttagagatataaaactctttgatatatttttctctagattgagtctgactgtctagttgattctctagaaagtatattggagtaagtcctctcagatttccaaatgaatttttgggtgtggttgttagacccccgcattttcacttttATTATTTCCAACGTCTTGAAGTTTGGCATCACAGAAAAGTGTAATAACTTTTTGGGACAATTTAATTTAGGAATTTaaaaagttaaaataaaaatcagaaGAAATTTAGTAAAGAAAAATAGAGAGTTATTTTGGTGTGAGTGGATTGTTTGAAAGTGATGGTAATTTATAGTGGTAAAGATatagcgttttttttttgttattgtagCAATCTAGCCGTTCGAGGCTCGATTTAGGCCACCACCAGCTAAACTGATCTAAAAGCATGACCAAAAACTTATTTAGTGACCCAACGtatatgtatgtttttttttctttctatctgAATCGATTCGTCTAGACTTGTTTAGACGAATTACTTGACTCAGCTAGACTGAGTCGATGTGTttattttttgagtcagatctaactctactgactcaaaaatatgcgAGTTAGTGTCTTAATTCATGTCTTAATCCCATGAATCAGTGACATTTTGTTTCCCGACTCAAACAAGACCGAATCACGGATCAGACCCTAGTCGGTAAAAAATTTGAACTGACTCAAAAAACAAACAGTACAACATCTGACTCGTGACTAGTCAGGGACCGAGTCAGATCAGCCACCGATTTAATAGAAAATAAACGTGTTACTGGCTTGTTAAAAGCAGCACTGCAACAAAAAATCTACCTCGCGAACAAATATGGCACTAGCCTAGTGCCTCAAATTATGCTCTATGGCCGTAACTCTGCCTCTGAGACTTAAAAATTTGCATCATAAACCCAGAATTGCcaatgcaaattccattgaagacTTTTGACGTCTGACGAAGAAGGTATGAGCATCAAGACCAATTACATTTTAACCCTACATTAATCGACTACAATTTTGAAGCCTACTAGGTGTAAAAGTACCCACTCTTTAACAAAAGCTCACTAATCGTGTACATCAATGATCAGTTAGACAAGAATCAACACCAAACTCGAACTAATATAGATTAAATACATAAATAAACAAATTAATTAACAATCAAAGTATAACGCAATCTATAAAATAAAAAGTTACAATCTCTTGATTACCCGTTGAGAGTCGTCTTGATTAATAATTATTCCAAAGGAACATACTTTTTCAACATCTGTTTGCCAACAACATAAAGTCCAGCAGCAAAAGCACCTAAAGCACCACCAATAACAGCAGAACGAGGTCCACCGGCAGCTCTATAAAGCGCACCGgtaccaaaaccagcaccaacaGTATTCCACTCATCATCGGTATCTCTACAACCTTTCAACATGCTTTCAAATCCAGCATAAAACATACCGATAAGAGCCACTGAGTTCCCAAATTTCCTTGCAGTATGTCCACCCCTATTCAAAACCCTAGCTGTTCTTAGCTTTATCGTTTCGCCAGCTTCGGAGGATTTAAGCCCGTCGACTGATCCTTTCAATGCACCGCTAATCCCACCTAAAACGTAACCTGCACCAGAACAAGAACATAAATTCTCGCTCCATGTACGGCCTTTTCGCATAGCTTCTTCATCGAAAAGAAATTCTGGTGATGTTGGTAAGGAGTATAGGTACTGTGCTGGTCCGTTGAGTTGTTCGTATGGATTGTACATTCGTGTGCCATCATGCGATTTCGATGAAGAAGACGATGAATCCGTTGAGTGCGCCATCGATCGGATGAGAGTTCTCTAGGTTTTAATTACGCAATTCAGAATCAGAAAAAACTACAATGCTTTTGAATACTTATATACAGATTTAAAGTTTGAGGTATTTCTTTTCTTGTACAAAAAGAATGCAGAGAGAAGTCTAATAATTGGAAACCGAGAAAAAAGGAATTGAACGACACATGTTGTTGGGCGGGCCAACATGCCCGGCCCTTATTCATTTCAGACTGAGCCCGTATTATAAAATAGACGCCAACAGTTCACaaaattcttattttcttccCATTCACAAATAACTAGAGTATTTTCCTAATTTTCTTCTTCTGGACATGAATTCTCCTGTAAATAGTGAAGATGTTCTCTCATTTATATACATCAAGATCtctgtgttttcttttttctctaaGCCGAGAACGGAGAACCGAAACCCATTTTCCAGTAGAAAGTACCGGGTTTGGGTAGGAGACAatgttaattccaaaaatataggAGATAGTTTTTACGCCGGCCTGACCAAGCCTTGCACAATCCGTAGCCAAAAAAGAAGTTTGACACATTCTGTGTCCTAATGGTTACGGAGCAAGGAGTGCGAACACTACTCTAGTTGGGTTTACGTATTTATGACTGTTAAAGTAGCATACGCGTAGTCCCTGCTAAACCAATGGTGTAACAAATTCGCAAACTGAGGGTATGACTGTCTTCAAATTGGACCCTGACGAATGACCCGTACATATGAACAAGAATCCATGGATATGTCTGACCACCCAAAAGGACATATCGCCAGATGCTAAATCACAACCTTGAATTCGTTATATAGTTAAGGCTTGATTGTATTCTTTTCCCTCTAAGCATCATGAGAAATTTTTACCATGTGTCCTTGGTGAGAAGGAGGGTGTATAAACCTTGAATTCGTTATATAGTTAAGGCTTGATTGTATTTTGAAATATTAACCTATTGTACGTCTTGATTAATAATTGGGAACAATCAAAATATTTGTCGAAAAGATTCGAAAAGCCTTGGAATTTTAGGGGTATAACAATTTCCTTTTTATGTTTCATCCATCTCTCAAGTCCAAAGTTTCCAGCATCATGCGCAATACTTAAAAGGTGCTTGAATACCGGGAGCACCCGTCAACCCAaaacgcaaaaattaaaaaaaaacttgcTTCGCAAAAAATTTAACTTATGTTAGAATATGGACACCCAACTCAAAACCAGtttgcaatgagtggagaggcttaaggattataaaccgcatgatcttaGATAACCCACACAATGTggaactaataatctcaacacgcccctttACGTGTAGcatcgttgggtctaacacgtggacaataaatcgggtgacgcggagtaaaggagcggtcaatgactcgtcgcaaatagtcttctctgataccatgttagaatatgggcatccaactcaaaaccaattggcaatgagtggagaggcctaaggattataaa
This DNA window, taken from Papaver somniferum cultivar HN1 chromosome 3, ASM357369v1, whole genome shotgun sequence, encodes the following:
- the LOC113360201 gene encoding mitochondrial import inner membrane translocase subunit TIM23-2-like, with product MAHSTDSSSSSSKSHDGTRMYNPYEQLNGPAQYLYSLPTSPEFLFDEEAMRKGRTWSENLCSCSGAGYVLGGISGALKGSVDGLKSSEAGETIKLRTARVLNRGGHTARKFGNSVALIGMFYAGFESMLKGCRDTDDEWNTVGAGFGTGALYRAAGGPRSAVIGGALGAFAAGLYVVGKQMLKKYVPLE